In Microbacterium pumilum, the following proteins share a genomic window:
- a CDS encoding glutamine synthetase family protein, with product MSGNLSVTDLDAGIAAGEIDTVVVAFADAQGRLVGKRVSARFFQEEVLPHGAEACNYLLSVDVDMNTVDGYAMSSWETGYGDMMLLSDPATLRRIPWLPGTALAMADLAWEGGDAVAQSPREILKGQRARLADRGLVAYSGTELEFIVFDDTYRDAWSRGYRGLTPSTDYNVDYDLLASGRLEPLLRDIRLSMDGAGMYCEGVKGECNFGQQEIAFRYAEVLETADQHVIYKNGAKAIAEQHGKALTFMAKFNEREGNSCHIHLSVRGDSGAAVMAGEGEHGFSPLMEHWIAGILATLREFTLLYAPTINSYKRYAKGSFAPTGIAWGVDNRTCALRVVGHGSSLRVENRVPGGDVNPYLGISAIIAGGLHGIENELALPDPLAGNAYTSGAEQLPTTLREAAQLFADSSIARAAFGDQMVDHYLNQARIEFEAFDSAVTDWERVRGFERL from the coding sequence ATGAGCGGCAATCTCTCCGTCACTGACCTCGACGCCGGGATCGCGGCCGGAGAGATCGACACCGTGGTCGTCGCCTTCGCCGATGCCCAGGGCAGATTGGTCGGCAAGCGCGTCTCGGCGCGGTTCTTCCAGGAGGAGGTCCTGCCCCACGGTGCCGAAGCATGCAACTATCTGCTGTCGGTCGACGTCGACATGAACACCGTCGACGGGTACGCGATGTCGAGCTGGGAGACCGGCTACGGCGACATGATGCTGCTGTCCGACCCTGCCACGCTGCGCCGCATCCCGTGGCTCCCAGGTACGGCACTGGCGATGGCCGACCTCGCATGGGAGGGCGGCGATGCGGTCGCACAGTCACCGCGCGAGATCCTGAAGGGTCAGCGTGCGCGCCTCGCCGACCGGGGACTCGTCGCGTACTCGGGCACGGAACTCGAGTTCATCGTCTTCGACGACACCTACCGGGATGCCTGGTCGCGCGGTTATCGCGGCCTCACCCCCTCCACCGACTACAACGTCGACTACGACCTGCTCGCCTCGGGACGGCTCGAGCCGCTGCTGCGCGACATCCGGCTCTCGATGGATGGTGCCGGAATGTATTGCGAGGGCGTGAAGGGCGAGTGCAACTTCGGCCAGCAGGAGATCGCCTTCCGCTACGCGGAGGTGCTGGAGACCGCTGATCAGCACGTGATCTACAAGAACGGCGCCAAGGCCATCGCTGAACAGCACGGCAAGGCGCTGACCTTCATGGCCAAGTTCAACGAGCGCGAGGGCAACAGCTGCCACATCCACCTCTCGGTGCGGGGCGACTCCGGCGCGGCAGTCATGGCCGGAGAGGGCGAGCATGGATTCAGCCCGCTGATGGAGCATTGGATCGCCGGTATTCTGGCGACCCTGCGCGAGTTCACCCTGCTGTACGCGCCGACCATCAATTCCTACAAGCGGTACGCGAAGGGTTCGTTCGCGCCGACCGGCATCGCGTGGGGCGTCGACAATCGCACCTGCGCGCTGCGGGTCGTTGGCCACGGCTCGTCGCTGCGAGTCGAGAACCGCGTGCCGGGCGGCGATGTGAACCCGTACCTCGGCATCTCGGCGATCATCGCCGGCGGTCTGCACGGCATCGAGAACGAGCTGGCACTGCCCGATCCGCTCGCGGGCAACGCGTACACCTCGGGCGCCGAGCAGCTGCCGACGACGCTGCGCGAAGCCGCCCAGCTGTTCGCCGACTCGTCGATCGCCCGCGCGGCCTTCGGCGACCAGATGGTCGACCACTATCTCAACCAGGCGCGCATCGAGTTCGAGGCGTTTGATTCCGCCGTGACGGACTGGGAGCGGGTGCGTGGCTTCGAACGACTCTGA
- a CDS encoding gamma-glutamyl-gamma-aminobutyrate hydrolase family protein: protein MIGLTTYLEQAKQGVWDVRAAFLPQRYLDAVTSSGGVAVLLPPQPEPDAAAAAVMDGLDGLILTGGLDVQPELYGAQRHPLTDPARPDRDAWELALFRGAEERRVPVLAICRGLQLVNVARGGTLHQHLPEALGTERYRIGGGVFATNEVIADDGSVLAQLVGTDPIDVHSYHHQGIDQLGEGLIATARTDDGLVQAIESGGEGYVVGVQWHPEENAQDRRLFEGLVAAASAYSQARQDVDA, encoded by the coding sequence GTGATCGGCCTCACCACCTACCTCGAACAGGCGAAGCAGGGGGTGTGGGATGTGCGCGCCGCATTCCTCCCGCAGCGGTACCTCGACGCGGTCACCTCCTCGGGCGGCGTCGCGGTGCTCCTGCCGCCCCAGCCTGAACCGGATGCCGCAGCCGCCGCTGTGATGGACGGTCTGGACGGTCTCATCCTCACCGGCGGCCTCGACGTGCAGCCCGAGCTCTACGGTGCGCAGCGACATCCGCTCACCGACCCGGCGAGGCCCGATCGCGACGCGTGGGAGCTCGCGCTGTTCCGAGGCGCGGAGGAGCGCCGGGTACCGGTGCTCGCGATCTGTCGAGGACTTCAGCTCGTGAACGTCGCGCGCGGCGGCACGCTGCATCAGCATCTGCCCGAGGCACTGGGCACGGAGCGATACCGCATCGGAGGTGGGGTCTTCGCCACGAATGAAGTGATCGCCGACGACGGCTCGGTCCTCGCGCAGCTCGTCGGCACCGACCCCATCGATGTGCACAGCTATCACCACCAGGGCATCGACCAGCTCGGCGAGGGACTCATCGCCACCGCTCGCACCGACGACGGTCTGGTGCAGGCCATCGAATCGGGCGGCGAGGGCTACGTCGTCGGGGTGCAGTGGCATCCCGAAGAGAATGCCCAGGATCGCCGGCTGTTCGAGGGACTCGTGGCCGCGGCATCCGCGTACTCGCAGGCCCGTCAGGACGTCGACGCATGA
- a CDS encoding aldehyde dehydrogenase family protein — translation MTGTFTVINPATATPLAEVPRATESEVDAVIVRAVAAQRGWAALPPVARADALREFARVVEAHGEGLAQLEVRNSGHPIGSARWEAAHVAQVLNFYAGAPERLSGQQIPVAGGLDVTFHEPYGVVGIIVPWNFPMTTASWGFAPALAAGNAVVLKPAELTPLTAMRLGELALEAGLPEGLFQVVTGSGSVVGQRFVSHPDVRKVVFTGSTEVGTDVAAGCARALKPVTLELGGKSANIVFADADLEKAAASAPGAVFDNAGQDCCARSRILVQRSVYDRFLELLEPAVTAWRVGDPLLESTEMGPLISAAHRETVASFLDDARVAFRGSAPTGDGFWFAPTVVLAEPADRIAQEEVFGPVVAVLPFDDEADAIRLANDTAYGLAGSIWTESLGRGIRVSRGVKSGVLSVNSHSSVRYWTPFGGMKASGLGRELGPDAAEHFTEIKNVFFATDVP, via the coding sequence ATGACCGGCACCTTCACGGTCATCAACCCTGCGACGGCGACGCCGCTCGCCGAGGTGCCGCGCGCGACCGAGTCCGAGGTCGATGCGGTCATCGTACGGGCGGTCGCGGCGCAGCGGGGGTGGGCGGCGCTCCCGCCTGTGGCGCGCGCCGACGCCCTGCGGGAGTTCGCACGTGTGGTCGAAGCCCACGGCGAGGGGCTCGCGCAGCTCGAGGTGCGCAACTCCGGGCATCCGATCGGTTCGGCCCGGTGGGAGGCCGCGCATGTCGCTCAGGTGCTCAACTTCTACGCCGGTGCTCCCGAGAGGCTGAGCGGCCAGCAGATCCCGGTCGCCGGGGGGCTCGACGTCACGTTCCACGAGCCGTATGGCGTCGTGGGCATCATCGTGCCGTGGAACTTCCCGATGACGACGGCGTCGTGGGGCTTCGCTCCGGCGCTCGCCGCGGGCAACGCCGTGGTGCTGAAGCCCGCCGAGCTGACCCCGCTCACAGCGATGCGCCTCGGCGAACTCGCGCTCGAGGCAGGGCTGCCCGAGGGGCTCTTCCAGGTCGTGACCGGCTCGGGGTCAGTCGTCGGGCAGCGGTTCGTGTCGCACCCGGACGTCAGAAAAGTCGTCTTCACGGGTTCGACCGAGGTCGGGACGGATGTCGCCGCAGGGTGCGCTCGCGCGCTCAAGCCCGTGACGCTCGAGCTCGGCGGCAAGAGCGCCAACATCGTGTTCGCAGACGCAGATCTCGAGAAGGCAGCTGCGTCCGCCCCCGGCGCGGTCTTCGACAACGCCGGACAGGACTGCTGCGCGCGCAGCCGCATCCTCGTGCAGCGAAGCGTGTACGACCGGTTCCTCGAACTGCTCGAACCGGCGGTGACGGCGTGGCGGGTCGGTGATCCGCTGCTCGAGAGCACCGAGATGGGACCCCTCATCTCCGCGGCCCACCGCGAGACGGTCGCTTCGTTCCTCGACGACGCGCGCGTCGCGTTCCGTGGCTCCGCTCCGACGGGTGACGGATTCTGGTTCGCACCGACCGTGGTGCTCGCCGAGCCGGCCGACCGGATCGCGCAGGAGGAGGTCTTCGGTCCCGTGGTCGCGGTGCTGCCGTTCGACGACGAAGCCGACGCCATCCGTCTCGCCAACGACACCGCATACGGACTGGCGGGCTCGATCTGGACGGAGAGTCTGGGTCGCGGCATCCGGGTCTCGAGGGGTGTCAAGAGCGGCGTGCTCTCGGTCAACTCCCACTCATCGGTGCGGTATTGGACGCCGTTCGGCGGCATGAAGGCGTCCGGCCTGGGTCGCGAACTCGGTCCGGATGCCGCGGAGCACTTCACCGAGATCAAGAACGTCTTCTTCGCGACGGATGTGCCATGA
- a CDS encoding 3-oxoacyl-ACP reductase — protein MDLTQRLKDRVAIITGGASGIGLATARRFAAEGAAVMIADMDPVSGEAAASEVGGIFWPVDVADEAKVDALFDGVFERFGRLDIAFNNAGISPADDDSIETTGLPAWDRVQDVNLKSVYLCSRAALRHMVPQGRGSIINTASFVALLGSATSQISYTASKGGVLALTRELGVQFARQGIRVNALCPGPVNTPLLQELFAKDPERAQRRLVHVPMGRFAEPGELAAAVAFLASDDASFITATAFVVDGGITNAYVTPL, from the coding sequence ATGGATCTGACGCAGCGACTGAAGGACCGGGTCGCGATCATCACCGGGGGCGCGAGTGGCATCGGGCTCGCCACGGCCCGACGGTTCGCGGCTGAAGGGGCGGCCGTGATGATCGCCGACATGGATCCGGTGTCCGGCGAGGCTGCGGCATCCGAAGTCGGTGGCATCTTCTGGCCTGTCGACGTGGCGGACGAGGCGAAGGTGGATGCCCTGTTCGACGGCGTGTTCGAGCGGTTCGGGCGCCTCGATATCGCGTTCAACAACGCCGGGATCTCGCCCGCCGACGACGACTCGATCGAGACGACTGGACTGCCGGCGTGGGACCGTGTGCAGGATGTGAACCTGAAGAGCGTCTACCTCTGCTCGCGCGCGGCACTGCGCCACATGGTGCCCCAAGGGCGGGGGTCGATCATCAACACCGCATCTTTCGTGGCGCTGCTCGGCTCAGCGACCTCGCAGATCAGCTACACCGCGTCGAAGGGCGGGGTGCTCGCGCTGACTCGCGAGCTCGGCGTGCAGTTCGCGCGGCAGGGCATCCGCGTCAACGCGCTGTGCCCGGGACCCGTGAACACCCCTCTCCTGCAGGAGCTGTTCGCCAAGGATCCCGAGCGCGCCCAGCGGCGGCTCGTGCATGTGCCGATGGGTCGTTTCGCAGAGCCGGGGGAACTCGCCGCGGCTGTCGCGTTCCTCGCATCGGATGACGCATCCTTCATCACCGCGACCGCCTTCGTGGTGGACGGGGGCATCACGAACGCGTACGTCACGCCGCTCTAG
- a CDS encoding FadR/GntR family transcriptional regulator, whose translation MTDAPLREVRRAVYRPVREGNALEDTVARLVQTIRLGVVAPGESLPPERELATRYGVSRDTVREAIRELADTGYLVRRRGRYGGTFVALPLPRPAEPVSVPLDELEDVLGLRRVIEAGAARAAAGRALEPEARADLWSRHEAATAAAEGDYRRADTLLHLTIAELAGIPSLVALAAENRARVNAWLDTFPLLPRNIEHSNEQHESIVAAILAGRPDAAETAILEHLAGSEALLRGFLA comes from the coding sequence GTGACTGACGCGCCGCTGCGCGAGGTGCGTCGAGCCGTCTACCGGCCGGTGCGCGAGGGCAACGCCCTCGAAGACACCGTCGCACGGCTGGTGCAGACGATCCGGCTCGGCGTCGTCGCGCCCGGCGAGTCGCTCCCCCCGGAGCGTGAGCTCGCGACCCGGTACGGCGTGAGTCGTGACACCGTGCGCGAAGCGATCCGCGAGCTCGCCGACACCGGATATCTCGTGCGCCGCCGCGGCCGATACGGCGGCACGTTCGTCGCCCTCCCGCTGCCGCGTCCTGCCGAACCGGTCTCGGTGCCGCTCGACGAGCTGGAGGACGTGCTCGGCCTTCGTCGGGTGATCGAGGCAGGGGCAGCGCGGGCCGCCGCGGGCCGCGCGCTCGAGCCCGAGGCGCGCGCCGACCTGTGGTCGCGACACGAGGCGGCGACCGCCGCGGCCGAAGGCGACTATCGCCGTGCCGACACGCTGCTGCATCTCACGATCGCCGAGCTCGCCGGCATCCCGTCGCTGGTCGCGCTCGCTGCCGAGAATCGTGCCCGCGTCAACGCGTGGCTCGACACGTTTCCACTGCTGCCCCGCAACATCGAGCACTCGAACGAGCAGCACGAGAGCATCGTCGCCGCGATCCTCGCGGGGCGACCGGATGCTGCTGAAACGGCGATCTTGGAGCATCTGGCCGGGTCGGAGGCACTGCTGCGCGGGTTCCTCGCCTGA
- a CDS encoding dehydrogenase codes for MARKREPERSEQGLRNTALSDALQTQDVAAVAFALRHGPVVVPLTGTDPHDGPLVAEDVWTFRDPSSGEIALVLFSDESHKPAALPTSVSLQSPDWLRAFLGVNQDQIATVLFDLAGPHPMRSTPADLIAALDA; via the coding sequence ATGGCACGGAAGAGGGAGCCCGAGCGGTCGGAGCAGGGGCTGCGCAACACTGCGCTGAGTGATGCCCTGCAGACCCAGGATGTCGCCGCCGTGGCCTTCGCGTTGCGTCATGGCCCAGTCGTCGTGCCGTTGACGGGCACCGACCCGCACGACGGTCCGCTCGTCGCCGAGGACGTCTGGACGTTTCGGGATCCGAGCAGTGGTGAGATCGCCCTCGTGCTCTTCAGCGACGAATCGCACAAGCCCGCGGCCCTGCCGACGTCGGTGTCATTGCAATCGCCAGACTGGTTGCGCGCGTTCCTCGGCGTGAACCAGGATCAGATCGCGACAGTCCTCTTCGACCTGGCGGGCCCGCACCCGATGAGGTCGACACCCGCCGACCTCATCGCCGCGCTCGATGCGTGA
- a CDS encoding type II toxin-antitoxin system VapB family antitoxin, whose translation MHDAVRELARVLGVSQTSAVEVAVRAKLAELHVEHQRIDREKRIRQAVAEWQAIPGMEDLPDPDFLYDPGTGLPRCFVGDDFGHTDIRSALSD comes from the coding sequence GTGCACGACGCAGTGCGCGAATTGGCTCGAGTGCTGGGCGTCTCTCAGACCTCTGCGGTCGAGGTCGCGGTGCGCGCAAAGCTCGCCGAGTTGCATGTCGAGCATCAGCGCATCGACCGTGAGAAGCGAATCCGGCAGGCGGTCGCGGAGTGGCAGGCCATTCCAGGCATGGAGGATCTCCCCGATCCGGACTTCCTGTACGACCCTGGCACGGGTCTTCCCCGATGCTTCGTCGGCGACGACTTCGGGCACACCGACATCCGCTCAGCTCTCTCCGATTAG
- the radA gene encoding DNA repair protein RadA: protein MATRRSTAAPYRCTECGWTALKWVGRCGECQQWGTVVESSEPTGINRSVAAVAPGAGRAARPITSIDTTDAPRRTTGVGEFDRVLGGGIVPGAAILLSGEPGVGKSTLLLEVAAQSARAGRRVLYASAEESTAQVRLRAERTGALHDELYIAAETDLATILGHVDEVKPDLLIVDSVQTVSSSMSEGMAGHPSQVREVASTLIRIAKDRALPVIIVGHVTKDGSIAGPRILEHLVDVVCQFEGDRQTSLRFVRALKNRFGPTDEVGCFDMTGSGIAEVPDPSALFLGHGSPEPGTCVAIALEGRRALPVEVQALTIKSGAPNPRRIVNGVDSARVAMVLAVLEKKAGVVTSDQDVYVSTVGGVRFTEPAADLAIAIAVAGAVQNRSTPKTLAAVGELSLAGEVRPVTQSAQRRSEAARLGYTDVIDNRSATLRGALDDVKTRVRGRPGDGVPEF from the coding sequence ATGGCCACTCGACGCTCGACCGCCGCGCCGTACCGGTGCACCGAGTGCGGGTGGACGGCCCTCAAATGGGTCGGGCGCTGCGGAGAGTGCCAGCAGTGGGGCACGGTCGTCGAGTCATCCGAGCCCACCGGGATCAACCGCTCCGTCGCCGCCGTCGCTCCGGGCGCCGGACGTGCCGCACGCCCCATCACGTCGATCGACACGACAGACGCGCCACGGCGCACTACCGGGGTCGGAGAGTTCGACCGCGTGCTCGGCGGTGGCATCGTGCCCGGTGCCGCCATCCTGCTGAGCGGCGAACCCGGGGTCGGCAAGTCGACCCTGCTGCTCGAGGTCGCTGCGCAGAGCGCGCGAGCGGGGCGACGCGTGCTGTACGCGAGCGCCGAGGAGTCCACTGCGCAGGTGCGGCTGCGAGCCGAGCGCACCGGCGCGCTCCACGATGAGCTCTACATCGCCGCCGAGACCGACCTGGCGACCATCCTCGGTCACGTCGACGAGGTGAAGCCGGACCTCTTGATCGTCGACTCGGTGCAGACGGTGTCGTCTTCCATGTCCGAGGGCATGGCAGGGCACCCGAGCCAGGTCCGCGAGGTCGCATCCACCCTCATCCGAATCGCGAAAGACCGTGCCCTGCCCGTCATCATCGTGGGGCATGTCACCAAGGATGGATCGATCGCGGGTCCGCGAATCCTCGAGCACCTCGTCGACGTCGTGTGCCAATTCGAGGGCGACCGGCAGACCTCACTGCGGTTCGTCCGTGCGCTCAAGAACCGGTTCGGGCCGACGGACGAGGTCGGATGCTTCGACATGACCGGTTCGGGCATCGCCGAGGTCCCGGATCCCAGCGCTCTGTTCCTGGGGCACGGGTCGCCCGAGCCCGGCACGTGCGTCGCGATCGCACTCGAGGGACGCCGCGCGCTGCCCGTCGAGGTGCAGGCGCTCACCATCAAGAGCGGGGCGCCGAATCCCCGGCGCATCGTGAACGGCGTCGACTCCGCGAGGGTGGCTATGGTGCTCGCGGTGCTCGAGAAGAAGGCGGGCGTCGTGACGAGCGACCAGGACGTGTACGTGTCGACAGTGGGCGGCGTCCGCTTCACCGAGCCCGCGGCCGATCTGGCGATCGCCATCGCCGTGGCCGGCGCCGTGCAGAACCGTTCGACGCCCAAGACCCTTGCGGCGGTCGGAGAGTTGAGTCTCGCCGGCGAGGTGCGCCCGGTCACCCAGTCCGCGCAGCGACGCAGCGAGGCGGCACGACTCGGCTACACCGATGTGATCGACAATCGCTCGGCGACCCTTCGAGGCGCGCTGGACGACGTGAAGACCCGCGTGCGTGGCCGCCCGGGCGACGGTGTGCCCGAGTTCTGA
- a CDS encoding SRPBCC domain-containing protein — protein sequence MRVDSASRFISASPDEVFRAFTDPELLLAWLPPRGMTGRFERFDAVTGYRMVLTYDEAPAGGGKASADADVAEVRRVELAPPHWIVEAVDFPSDDPVYAGTMTLTWSFEPRVTGTLITIEATDVPPGISPDDHAEGLASSLENLARLFAK from the coding sequence GTGCGTGTCGATTCGGCCTCTCGATTCATCTCCGCGTCACCCGACGAGGTGTTCCGCGCATTCACCGATCCGGAGCTCCTGCTCGCGTGGCTGCCGCCGCGGGGCATGACCGGCCGGTTCGAGCGTTTCGACGCGGTCACCGGGTACCGGATGGTGCTCACGTATGACGAGGCGCCCGCGGGTGGCGGAAAGGCGTCGGCTGACGCGGATGTCGCCGAGGTGCGCCGTGTCGAGCTCGCACCGCCGCACTGGATCGTCGAGGCAGTGGATTTCCCCTCTGACGACCCGGTCTACGCGGGAACCATGACACTGACCTGGAGCTTCGAGCCGCGCGTGACCGGCACCCTGATCACCATCGAAGCGACGGATGTGCCACCGGGGATCAGCCCCGACGACCATGCCGAAGGGCTGGCATCCTCACTCGAGAACCTCGCGCGCCTCTTCGCGAAGTGA
- a CDS encoding L-lactate dehydrogenase, with protein MAVIENSKLTVVGAGSVGSSTAYAALIRGSARHVALYDIATAKVEAEVLDLAHGTQFTGTSDITGGSDISVIEGSHVVVITAGAKQKPGQTRIELAGVNARILKSMMPQLLEVAPNAIYVIVTNPCDVLTVLAQEQTGLPPERIFASGTVLDTSRLRWKLGERAGVSTSSVHAYIVGEHGDTEFPLWSKATIGAVPLLDWETDGHPRMTQDELEQIAIDVRDAAYKVIQGKGATNYAIGLSSARIVEAILNDEHAVMPVSSVLHDFHGVDGVALSVPSIVSAAGAVPIRETAFAPNEHGLFLRSAEALREVADSLR; from the coding sequence ATGGCTGTCATCGAGAACTCCAAGCTCACCGTCGTCGGCGCGGGAAGCGTCGGATCGAGCACCGCATACGCGGCATTGATCCGAGGATCCGCGCGGCACGTCGCCTTGTACGACATCGCGACCGCGAAGGTCGAAGCCGAGGTGCTGGACCTCGCCCACGGCACCCAGTTCACCGGCACGAGCGACATCACCGGCGGCAGCGATATCTCGGTGATCGAGGGCTCGCACGTGGTCGTCATCACGGCGGGCGCCAAACAGAAACCCGGACAGACCCGCATCGAGCTCGCCGGCGTCAACGCGCGGATCCTGAAGTCGATGATGCCGCAGCTGCTGGAAGTGGCGCCGAATGCTATCTACGTCATCGTGACGAACCCGTGCGATGTGCTGACGGTGCTTGCGCAGGAGCAGACCGGGCTGCCGCCCGAGCGCATCTTCGCCTCGGGCACCGTGCTCGACACCTCACGGCTCAGATGGAAGCTGGGCGAGCGTGCCGGGGTGTCGACATCCAGTGTTCACGCCTACATCGTCGGCGAGCACGGCGACACGGAGTTTCCGCTGTGGTCGAAGGCGACGATCGGCGCGGTTCCGCTGCTCGACTGGGAGACCGACGGCCATCCGCGGATGACGCAGGACGAGCTCGAGCAGATCGCGATCGACGTGCGGGATGCCGCCTACAAGGTCATTCAGGGCAAGGGCGCGACGAACTACGCGATCGGCTTGTCGAGCGCCCGCATCGTCGAGGCGATTCTGAACGACGAACACGCCGTAATGCCGGTGTCGTCGGTGCTCCACGACTTCCACGGAGTCGACGGCGTCGCGCTGTCCGTGCCGTCGATCGTGAGCGCGGCCGGCGCGGTGCCGATCCGCGAGACGGCGTTCGCCCCGAACGAGCACGGGCTGTTCCTTCGCTCCGCCGAGGCTCTGCGCGAAGTAGCGGACTCGCTGCGCTGA